TAATAGCTAAAATGGTTAGTTAAATGATCATTATCTAAAAATTTGTTGAATCTGTAAGAGGTTTTACTCCAGTGGTACTAGGTATAATGGTTagctattttcaataaaattattttttacacgtgaaaatataaataatatattcaatgaaaatatattaaatataatagcaatttaatattatttcaattgaaatataataacatatttaaatataatCAAACATAATTAATAAACATTGCTTACATAtctattataaaatatataattatattatattatattatttctATTTGTATTCATAAAAATATGCATTgtatattaattaaaataaatataataaagttttaaatattaaatataaaataagaattttaatatattttgatatatatatatattaagtgtaatataaatatatgtatatattaatgTGCAGAGTAGGTTAAATTTTAAATAAGGTAACAAAGGTGACGTGGATGTTTTAGCTAATGGTTAGAGGATCAACAAATATAGAAGACGAGATGAAGGATATCTAAAATTATTGCTAACAGGTCTAATGATTGAAGTGGTATATTTTTTAACTAATATCTAAATCATGCTGCCACCTAGACTTTTTACCTAACAGGTGAAcatggttggagatgctctaagtACCCTAAATACCTGTAATAGAgacttttttctcttttttttttaagATAAAAATTTCATTAAATCATCAAAGCATCATACATAATGGACTCCAAGTCTCCAACACCATATGTGGAGGTTACAAAAAATCATTAAAGCAATTAACCTCACATGGAACCCCTACTAACAAATGCGCTGCATTATTGGCTTGATTTTTAATAAAAGAAACAGAAATGTCTGGCCTAGCTTGGATTATCATTCTGCTTTTTTGCAGCCGGTGCCCAACTTCATGAATAATATCTGCACCCTTGCAGATGGCTTGAACAGTATGCATCGAGTCATTCTCTATTACTACGTCTTCTCTATTATTCTAATATATTCATTCAGAAAAAATAATTTAAGATTAAACAAATGACTATATTGCCAAGATAGTAGAGAACATCAGCTGAAATTGTGCTTCAAACTTAAAAGCAGCTGCCATAACTGTGTAAGATTATTCACCAACTGGATAATTCTTCTATGAGTGTACTCCCAGACACTCATGTGTCCCAACTAGATTAGAGCTACTTGTTGTACCTGTATCCCCTTCATCTTCCTCGCCGCGGTGATTGATAAAATACAGTGCTACCATATTGATAGTACGAAAACCAAATGCGCCCAACATCCAAGTCCACAACCGAATGCGTACCGTACCCAACATCCCACCACAGGTCAGTTCGAAAAAGCTAGCGATTTGATAAACATTATTTGTTGACTTATATCTATAAATGTCCCAAACGCTCTTATTTttatcgatgtgggatgttacaaTAGTATTCCCGAGAACAGTTTAGTTGCTTTAACGGCTTCCAGTGCATGGTAATGTGGATTAACCGCATTATGCTATTAATGGTgtaggacaaatcagtacttaatgtATAAGCTTTTTGGTACTGTAAATCATCAGTTCTATCCATACCTTCCCTTATTTAGTTCATCTCACCTTCAACGGTTCAACCCATCATTCAGCCACTTTCATAGTCAATATAGCTAGGATCACCAATAGTCTTTGCAAGAACACCTTCCTCCCTCAAAACAATGGAAGCGAGTTGAATCTCTAACAATAATTTTTCTCTCAACAATTTTGGAGATATATTTGAACGAGGTATGGCAGTCAACACAGGTTCTTATGTTcttaaatattttaattgtgGTTCCCCGTGGAGTCGCAATAATCCCAAATGCAACTGCAAGCTTCTCACTGTGGTAGGATATATTTTGCTCCTTTTGTTCCTCTTCTACATCATGCAGCACATAGTCTGTCTCAGGCTTACAACCTTCTTCCTTCATTCTACTCAACAGTTCTGACAGATAGTCGTATATTTCCGTAGTATACGGGTGGGATGTATCTCCCGCCATGAAAGTGTGGACTTTTCCTTTAATCTCTGTCCAACTAAGACCTGGTTTCATGACGATTCCTTTATCGTTCATAAGCTTTGTGACTTTTGCAACTTCATCCCATTCACCGGCAGTGGCATAACTACTTGCAAGAGTAACATAAGTAGCGGGGTTATCAGGTTCAATCTGGAATAAGGCTTCAGCTGATCGTTTTGCCAATTCTATATTTCTGTGAATTCTGCAACCATTAAGCAACGAACCCCAATGAAACTTATCTGGTTTCATAGGCATGCTTATAATGAAATCTTCGGCCTCCTTAAATCTACCAGATCGacccagaagatcaataacacAACCATAGTGATGTTGTGTGTATTCTAGACCATGTTTCTCCTTTATAGAGTGGAAATATTCCAGCCCTTTGTCAACGAGACCAGCATGGGTGCAAGCAGAGAGAACTCCGGTGAAAATAATATCATCAGGTTTATTACCAGACTTGAGAAGCAACTCAAATAACTGAAGAGCTTCGTGAGGTTGACCATTCTGAGCATATCCATTAATTAGAGAAGTCCACGAAAGCAAGTCAGGCTGGGGTATTCCTTTGAAAATCTTATAAGCATTCTCAACGTTACCCAACCTGGAATACATGTGGACCAGCGGATTAGCTGCTGACGATTTCAGGTCATATGGCCTGATTCGAATCATATGGCCATGAACTTGTCTTCCCAGAAATTCCGCAGATTGATTCACACAAGCATTCAAAACCCCTGAAAAAGTAAACTCATTTGGCCTTATCCCGGAACCCAACAACTGCACAAATAAGTTAAACCCCTCTTCCCACCTTCCATCCTCAAAGTACCTATGAATCATCATCGTCCACGAAACAACATCTCTCTTTAAAGATTTATCAAATATACGACGAGCATCATCTATGCTCCCACATTTCCCATACATATTCAACAATGAATTCCAAACCTCTTGTTCATCTGAACCCAAACCCATCCTCACTATACGCCCATGAATTTCCTTCCCAGCACGTAAACATCTCATAGCAGTACAAGCTGTAAGAGCACTCAAAACAACAACCTGATTCCTCCCCAAATCACCATTCTTCTCCATCGCCCTAAACAACTCCAAAGCCTCACCAGGCTGATCATGCCTCGCATACCCCGAAATCATTGCAGTCCACGAGATATAATCTCGTTCCGGCATCTCATCAAACACCCCTCTAGCTCCCCTTAAATCCCCCGCTTGTGCATACCCAGAAACCATTATATTCCAAGCACAAACATCTCTCTCAGTCATTTTATCAAACACCCCTCTAGCCTCCTTTAAATCTCCCGCTTTCACATACCCTGAAATCATTGCATTCCACGAATAACAATCTCTCTCCGGCATTGCATCAAACACCCCTCTAGCCATCCTTAAATCCCCCGCTTGTGCATACCCAGCAACCATTACATTCCAAGTACAAACATCTCTCTCACTCATTGCATCAAACACCCCTCTAGCCTCCTTTAAATCCCCCGCTTTCACATACCCGGAAATCACAGCAGTCCACGAACAAAAATCTCTCTCCGGCATTGCATCGAACACCCCTCTAGCCCGCCTTAAATCCCCCGCTTTCGCATACCCAGAAACCATTATATTCCAAGAAAAAACATTTTTCTGCgtcatttcatcaaacaccttgcGTGCATCCACAATACACCCATATTTATAATACAATTCCAAAATTCGATTGTTTAGAATGATCCCAGCTTTAAAACCCACATTGTTTTCAACATGATCATGCACTTTCTTCCCCAAACTAAGCGCTTTCTGTTGCAGACAATGCTGTAAAAGAGCCGAATAGATTGCGGGTGCGGGTCGATCAATGCGGTTAAGCAACTGAATTGCTTCGGATAAGCGCTTGTTTTGACATAAAATGTTAATGGCTTCTGAGAATTTATTGTCATTGCATAAGTGTTTTACATGTGAATCAAAATTCAAGAAAGTTTTGGGAGTGATTTGATTAGTAGAAATAGGTAAATGATGAGTTTTAGCGCATGAAGAAACTTTTATTCTTTTTGCCGCCATTTTATAACGGCTGGCATGTTTGAAATATGGAGTTTTATACGGAAAGCGAAAGAAACCAAGAAAGAAAATACTCCTTCGTCCCGTTCAATTTTTTATATAGTTTTTTCTCGTGTTTCGCCCAAAATTTTAAAgctattaaaattataattttttaatttatttttaaaatattttttatgtataaaaatttaaatattatatttttatttaaaaaaaagatatttaaaattatttacaAAACCATACTTTACCGAAATTTTAAAATGCCTTTTACTCCCCATCCCCCAATATAAAGAACCTAGAGGGACGTAGGGAGTAAATGAACATGAAAAAAGTAACTACAAAGAGAATTATAAAATTTTACCCgtttatttcataattttaaaggaggataagaaaaaattatatttataatgTTATATTTTTAGTTATCAATATCACTTTTTTTTCACTAACTTTTGAAATACATCGCAATGACTACCACAAGAAACGAGTTACTTGCTTTCTATTATTTCAAATGAAATCGCACAAAGAAGTAATAGTATAAAATTTTACTTTTATATACTTTCAATTCTTAAAAAGACTGTTGTGGATGGACCAGAATGTTtctttaatttttaaaattctagaGTAAATATATCCTGCCAAAGAACTGTTTATTACAGATCTTAGAGAAACACATAATAGAAGGAGCCTATTGTACTCGAAAGCAAATCAATACAATGGTC
This sequence is a window from Apium graveolens cultivar Ventura chromosome 9, ASM990537v1, whole genome shotgun sequence. Protein-coding genes within it:
- the LOC141683093 gene encoding pentatricopeptide repeat-containing protein At4g37170-like, producing the protein MAAKRIKVSSCAKTHHLPISTNQITPKTFLNFDSHVKHLCNDNKFSEAINILCQNKRLSEAIQLLNRIDRPAPAIYSALLQHCLQQKALSLGKKVHDHVENNVGFKAGIILNNRILELYYKYGCIVDARKVFDEMTQKNVFSWNIMVSGYAKAGDLRRARGVFDAMPERDFCSWTAVISGYVKAGDLKEARGVFDAMSERDVCTWNVMVAGYAQAGDLRMARGVFDAMPERDCYSWNAMISGYVKAGDLKEARGVFDKMTERDVCAWNIMVSGYAQAGDLRGARGVFDEMPERDYISWTAMISGYARHDQPGEALELFRAMEKNGDLGRNQVVVLSALTACTAMRCLRAGKEIHGRIVRMGLGSDEQEVWNSLLNMYGKCGSIDDARRIFDKSLKRDVVSWTMMIHRYFEDGRWEEGFNLFVQLLGSGIRPNEFTFSGVLNACVNQSAEFLGRQVHGHMIRIRPYDLKSSAANPLVHMYSRLGNVENAYKIFKGIPQPDLLSWTSLINGYAQNGQPHEALQLFELLLKSGNKPDDIIFTGVLSACTHAGLVDKGLEYFHSIKEKHGLEYTQHHYGCVIDLLGRSGRFKEAEDFIISMPMKPDKFHWGSLLNGCRIHRNIELAKRSAEALFQIEPDNPATYVTLASSYATAGEWDEVAKVTKLMNDKGIVMKPGLSWTEIKGKVHTFMAGDTSHPYTTEIYDYLSELLSRMKEEGCKPETDYVLHDVEEEQKEQNISYHSEKLAVAFGIIATPRGTTIKIFKNIRTCVDCHTSFKYISKIVERKIIVRDSTRFHCFEGGRCSCKDYW